The DNA segment AGTTCGGGGCGTAGCATTTGTAGCAATTATGCCAATGTTTCCAGAAAACAGTTTAACTTTTTGGCTGGTAAGTTCGGGTATTTGTTTATTCATAGGCATTTTATATTCAGTTGGCACTTTTCAGAGTTGGTCAACGCTAAATGTAAAAATGCCTAACAAGTAACTAAAGCGAAACTGTTACTCACCGCTTAACGCGGCGTTATAAAATTTTCGGAGTCAGATGTTGTCAAAAGTAATTTTGAACGGGTATATATTGATACCAGATGCAGATTTAGAAATTGTAAAAGCTGAGCTTATTGTGCATTCTAAATTGACTAAAGAAGAACCAGGATGTTTGGTATTTAACGTTACACCAGATGATAAAAACGTAAACAAGTTTAATGTGTATGAAGAATTCATCGATCAAATCGCTTTTGATAACCACCAATCTAGAGTTAAACGTTCAAATTGGGGTAAAGTGACAAAACGGGTTACACGTGAATATCAAATTAGTTACGATGTACAAAACATATAATAAGACGTTAAATTTCAGCAAAGGATCTGTATCACTAGTATGAATTTGTTTAAAAATATCATCACAAAACCTTTTGAATGGTTTATATCTATTATTGGATATTGCATATTCTCCTGTCTTTACCTGCAAATTGTGATTACTCCGGCTATTATTCTTTCGCTATTAGGGTTAGTCGCTTTTAACTTTCTAGATTACGATTCGGTTATTAATTTGCTTTACGGCTTAGCTGTTGTCGGTTTCATTCTTGGTATTATTTGGGCTGAGCATATCCGTAAAAAATACAGTGTTTTTGGTTTTCTTGGCTATATTTCAGGGCACCCTGAGATTGACGGGTGGCAAAATCATAAAAAAGGTATCGTTTTTCGAAAAGGTAATTTAACAAGAACTTCAAGCGGGCGTTCAAATTCCATGCAAAGGAAATATTAATGAATATATTATTCGCAACTATTAGGACTTATTGGATTGCGATAGCGCTATTTATCCTTGCAGTCATTACCGCCTTATCCCTTTATCCACTGCAAAGTTTACCTTCTGTGCCTGGTAGTGATAAAACTCATCATTTTATTGCCTATGGCGCATTGATGTTCCCTGTAGCGTTACGAAGGCCAAATAATTGGATGTTCATTGGTTTATTTTTTGTATTTTGGGGTGGTGGCATTGAGTTGGTGCAGCCCTACGTTAATCGTTATGGTGAGTGGCTTGATATGGCAGCAAATACTGGAGGTATATTTTTTGGTTTACTTGCAGCCCAATTTATAAATTGGTTTTGGCCTGATAGCCAAAACAAAAGCAGTAAGAACTGAACCATTTGGATATTGAACGTTAATCATAACAAATCCAATAGCTCGTTATATTAAGGAAGAACCATGCAATTAACACCGTTTCATATAGCAATTCAAGTTCGTGATATTGATGAGGCCAGAGACTTCTACGGAGCTAAGATGGGGCTTTCTGAAGGTAGAAGTTCGGAACATTGGATTGATTTTAATATGTTTGGTCACCAATTTGTAACGCACCTTAATTCACAATTGGGTAAAACTGGAAAAATCACCAATATTTCAAATCCAGTAGACGGACATGGAGTTCCAGTTCCTCATTATGGTGTTGTCATGAATTTTGACGATTGGGAGATCTTCGCCAAAAAAGTTAGCACATTCATCGATGATTTTATTATTGAACCTTATGTTCGGTTTAAAGGTGAGCCCGGAGAGCAAGGTACTATGTTTTTTTCAGACCCTTCAGGAAATGCTTTAGAGTT comes from the Thalassotalea nanhaiensis genome and includes:
- a CDS encoding putative quinol monooxygenase, which encodes MIPDADLEIVKAELIVHSKLTKEEPGCLVFNVTPDDKNVNKFNVYEEFIDQIAFDNHQSRVKRSNWGKVTKRVTREYQISYDVQNI
- a CDS encoding VanZ family protein, whose amino-acid sequence is MNILFATIRTYWIAIALFILAVITALSLYPLQSLPSVPGSDKTHHFIAYGALMFPVALRRPNNWMFIGLFFVFWGGGIELVQPYVNRYGEWLDMAANTGGIFFGLLAAQFINWFWPDSQNKSSKN
- a CDS encoding VOC family protein; this translates as MQLTPFHIAIQVRDIDEARDFYGAKMGLSEGRSSEHWIDFNMFGHQFVTHLNSQLGKTGKITNISNPVDGHGVPVPHYGVVMNFDDWEIFAKKVSTFIDDFIIEPYVRFKGEPGEQGTMFFSDPSGNALEFKAFKNIEQELFAK